In Diabrotica undecimpunctata isolate CICGRU chromosome 4, icDiaUnde3, whole genome shotgun sequence, a single genomic region encodes these proteins:
- the LOC140440283 gene encoding uncharacterized protein isoform X1, producing the protein MAKQRVRSRDQKYRSPKSQRPNPKKGVIKKTIKKNNFPTKSRKNEGRRVQDARQKLLGKKRKTVVDARDILKTKSRVQDARTKINRIRDDRSTVPSSSGSVKVIGNSILKKTDRNGRISLTTNKSKQRHDMNFAIQKQLGLIPPTRSPIKRATTKRNAAVNTSMNTSSASRSPPRQHKSIMREPDYEPREPVRLYDPAIYKWTKPELRNTASEMINSLEVTRQAMREALREELIYGWPTYASHNAYRKLTGIYEKGPLRSYDATLRTSRLQPSTYIDLDAVDDEEMPMAPPPRPNTVSLQGTSRVTNVHSRLDDSVPSESHGIFSANKTKVVVPAGHRIVVSNLQQTVTQDDIKELFEDIGQLLTAKLVRPGVAEVVYKNLKDAQKAVDTYHNRQLDGQPMKCLLVNKRPLNYPTAAPISKSESMTASRKISEVAPCPPENKLVPDITTIHKVLFHRK; encoded by the exons ATGGCCAAACAGCGTGTTAG aagTCGGGACCAGAAATATAGGTCTCCAAAATCACAGAGGCCAAATCCGAAAAAAGGCGTTATCAAGAAAACTATCAAGAAGAACAACTTTCCAACAAAATCAAGAAAGAATGAAGGACGAAGAGTACAGGATGCGCGTCAAAAGCTTCTTGGAAAGAAACGAAAAACAGTCGTTGATGCTAGAGACATATTAAAGACGAAATCAAGAGTTCAAGATGCCCgcacaaaaattaatagaatacgTGATGATCGAAGCACTGTACCTTCAAGCAGCGGAAGCGTAAAAGTAATTGGTAATAGCATTTTAAAGAAAACAGATCGTAATGGAAGAATCAGCTTAACAACTAATAAATCTAAGCAAAGGCATGATATGAATTTTGCAATTCAAAAGCAGCTTGGACTGATACCACCCACCAGGTCCCCAATTAAGAGAGCAACTACAAAGAGGAATGCTGCAGTGAATACTAGTATGAATACAAGCAGTGCAAGTAGATCCCCACCTAG GCAACACAAATCTATTATGAGAGAACCTGACTATGAGCCAAGGGAACCAGTAAGGTTATATGATCCAGCCATTTACAAATGGACAAAACCAGAATTAAGAAATACAGCTTCTGAGATGATAAATTCTCTAGAGGTGACAAGACAAGCCATGAGGGAAGCTTTAAGAGAAGAACTGATTTATGGGTGGCCAACATATGCATCACATAA TGCTTATAGAAAACTGACTGGAATATATGAAAAAGGACCTCTCCGCTCTTACGACGCAACTTTAAG AACTTCTCGTCTCCAACCCAGTACATATATAGATTTAGATGCCGTGGACGACGAGGAAATGCCAATGGCTCCTCCTCCCAGACCTAACACCGTATCCTTGCAAGGAACTTCCCGCGTTACTAACGTACATTCACGACTGGACGACTCAGTTCCCAGCGAATCGCACGGCATTTTTTCGGCGAACAAAACGAAAGTTGTTGTACCCGCCGGACATAGAATCGTAGTCTCAAATTTACAGCAGACAGTCACACAGGACGACATAAAG GAACTATTTGAAGACATCGGCCAACTACTGACAGCCAAACTAGTACGTCCCGGAGTGGCGGAAGTCGTGTACAAGAACTTGAAGGACGCTCAAAAGGCCGTCGATACATACCACAATAGACAACTGGACGGACAACCGATGAAATGTCTGTTGGTGAACAAGAGACCACTCAATTACCCCACAGCTGCTCCCATCTCTAAATCTGAATC gATGACGGCATCAAGGAAAATATCCGAAGTAGCACCGTGCCCGCCTGAAAATAAGTTAGTGCCCGATATTACTACAATACATAAAGTACTTTTTCATCGGAAATAG
- the LOC140440283 gene encoding uncharacterized protein isoform X2 has translation MAKQRVRSRDQKYRSPKSQRPNPKKGVIKKTIKKNNFPTKSRKNEGRRVQDARQKLLGKKRKTVVDARDILKTKSRVQDARTKINRIRDDRSTVPSSSGSVKVIGNSILKKTDRNGRISLTTNKSKQRHDMNFAIQKQLGLIPPTRSPIKRATTKRNAAVNTSMNTSSASRSPPRQHKSIMREPDYEPREPVRLYDPAIYKWTKPELRNTASEMINSLEVTRQAMREALREELIYGWPTYASHKTSRLQPSTYIDLDAVDDEEMPMAPPPRPNTVSLQGTSRVTNVHSRLDDSVPSESHGIFSANKTKVVVPAGHRIVVSNLQQTVTQDDIKELFEDIGQLLTAKLVRPGVAEVVYKNLKDAQKAVDTYHNRQLDGQPMKCLLVNKRPLNYPTAAPISKSESMTASRKISEVAPCPPENKLVPDITTIHKVLFHRK, from the exons ATGGCCAAACAGCGTGTTAG aagTCGGGACCAGAAATATAGGTCTCCAAAATCACAGAGGCCAAATCCGAAAAAAGGCGTTATCAAGAAAACTATCAAGAAGAACAACTTTCCAACAAAATCAAGAAAGAATGAAGGACGAAGAGTACAGGATGCGCGTCAAAAGCTTCTTGGAAAGAAACGAAAAACAGTCGTTGATGCTAGAGACATATTAAAGACGAAATCAAGAGTTCAAGATGCCCgcacaaaaattaatagaatacgTGATGATCGAAGCACTGTACCTTCAAGCAGCGGAAGCGTAAAAGTAATTGGTAATAGCATTTTAAAGAAAACAGATCGTAATGGAAGAATCAGCTTAACAACTAATAAATCTAAGCAAAGGCATGATATGAATTTTGCAATTCAAAAGCAGCTTGGACTGATACCACCCACCAGGTCCCCAATTAAGAGAGCAACTACAAAGAGGAATGCTGCAGTGAATACTAGTATGAATACAAGCAGTGCAAGTAGATCCCCACCTAG GCAACACAAATCTATTATGAGAGAACCTGACTATGAGCCAAGGGAACCAGTAAGGTTATATGATCCAGCCATTTACAAATGGACAAAACCAGAATTAAGAAATACAGCTTCTGAGATGATAAATTCTCTAGAGGTGACAAGACAAGCCATGAGGGAAGCTTTAAGAGAAGAACTGATTTATGGGTGGCCAACATATGCATCACATAA AACTTCTCGTCTCCAACCCAGTACATATATAGATTTAGATGCCGTGGACGACGAGGAAATGCCAATGGCTCCTCCTCCCAGACCTAACACCGTATCCTTGCAAGGAACTTCCCGCGTTACTAACGTACATTCACGACTGGACGACTCAGTTCCCAGCGAATCGCACGGCATTTTTTCGGCGAACAAAACGAAAGTTGTTGTACCCGCCGGACATAGAATCGTAGTCTCAAATTTACAGCAGACAGTCACACAGGACGACATAAAG GAACTATTTGAAGACATCGGCCAACTACTGACAGCCAAACTAGTACGTCCCGGAGTGGCGGAAGTCGTGTACAAGAACTTGAAGGACGCTCAAAAGGCCGTCGATACATACCACAATAGACAACTGGACGGACAACCGATGAAATGTCTGTTGGTGAACAAGAGACCACTCAATTACCCCACAGCTGCTCCCATCTCTAAATCTGAATC gATGACGGCATCAAGGAAAATATCCGAAGTAGCACCGTGCCCGCCTGAAAATAAGTTAGTGCCCGATATTACTACAATACATAAAGTACTTTTTCATCGGAAATAG
- the LOC140440283 gene encoding uncharacterized protein isoform X3, producing the protein MAKQRVRSRDQKYRSPKSQRPNPKKGVIKKTIKKNNFPTKSRKNEGRRVQDARQKLLGKKRKTVVDARDILKTKSRVQDARTKINRIRDDRSTVPSSSGSVKVIGNSILKKTDRNGRISLTTNKSKQRHDMNFAIQKQLGLIPPTRSPIKRATTKRNAAVNTSMNTSSASRSPPRQHKSIMREPDYEPREPVRLYDPAIYKWTKPELRNTASEMINSLEVTRQAMREALREELIYGWPTYASHNAYRKLTGIYEKGPLRSYDATLRTSRLQPSTYIDLDAVDDEEMPMAPPPRPNTVSLQGTSRVTNVHSRLDDSVPSESHGIFSANKTKVVVPAGHRIVVSNLQQTVTQDDIKELFEDIGQLLTAKLVRPGVAEVVYKNLKDAQKAVDTYHNRQLDGQPMKCLLVNKRPLNYPTAAPISKSESFLKDRIGLL; encoded by the exons ATGGCCAAACAGCGTGTTAG aagTCGGGACCAGAAATATAGGTCTCCAAAATCACAGAGGCCAAATCCGAAAAAAGGCGTTATCAAGAAAACTATCAAGAAGAACAACTTTCCAACAAAATCAAGAAAGAATGAAGGACGAAGAGTACAGGATGCGCGTCAAAAGCTTCTTGGAAAGAAACGAAAAACAGTCGTTGATGCTAGAGACATATTAAAGACGAAATCAAGAGTTCAAGATGCCCgcacaaaaattaatagaatacgTGATGATCGAAGCACTGTACCTTCAAGCAGCGGAAGCGTAAAAGTAATTGGTAATAGCATTTTAAAGAAAACAGATCGTAATGGAAGAATCAGCTTAACAACTAATAAATCTAAGCAAAGGCATGATATGAATTTTGCAATTCAAAAGCAGCTTGGACTGATACCACCCACCAGGTCCCCAATTAAGAGAGCAACTACAAAGAGGAATGCTGCAGTGAATACTAGTATGAATACAAGCAGTGCAAGTAGATCCCCACCTAG GCAACACAAATCTATTATGAGAGAACCTGACTATGAGCCAAGGGAACCAGTAAGGTTATATGATCCAGCCATTTACAAATGGACAAAACCAGAATTAAGAAATACAGCTTCTGAGATGATAAATTCTCTAGAGGTGACAAGACAAGCCATGAGGGAAGCTTTAAGAGAAGAACTGATTTATGGGTGGCCAACATATGCATCACATAA TGCTTATAGAAAACTGACTGGAATATATGAAAAAGGACCTCTCCGCTCTTACGACGCAACTTTAAG AACTTCTCGTCTCCAACCCAGTACATATATAGATTTAGATGCCGTGGACGACGAGGAAATGCCAATGGCTCCTCCTCCCAGACCTAACACCGTATCCTTGCAAGGAACTTCCCGCGTTACTAACGTACATTCACGACTGGACGACTCAGTTCCCAGCGAATCGCACGGCATTTTTTCGGCGAACAAAACGAAAGTTGTTGTACCCGCCGGACATAGAATCGTAGTCTCAAATTTACAGCAGACAGTCACACAGGACGACATAAAG GAACTATTTGAAGACATCGGCCAACTACTGACAGCCAAACTAGTACGTCCCGGAGTGGCGGAAGTCGTGTACAAGAACTTGAAGGACGCTCAAAAGGCCGTCGATACATACCACAATAGACAACTGGACGGACAACCGATGAAATGTCTGTTGGTGAACAAGAGACCACTCAATTACCCCACAGCTGCTCCCATCTCTAAATCTGAATC GTTTTTGAAAGATCGTATCGGCCTACTATGA